The genomic DNA CTTTAGCAAAAAGGCGGTTAGTGGCAAGTAGGTGAGTAAGGCGGATGAACTCAGGCAAGTTGAGGCGGATATTGTTGCTAACCAAGTCTGCTCAGAACTCGCCAGCTCCGCCACTCAACTGGTCTTTGCCGATGGTAGCCCTGATTCCAAGATTGTCTTTATCGGCGAGGCGCCCGGGGCCAAAGAAGATGCTCAGGGTAAACCGTTTGTCGGGGCCGCTGGCCAGTTTTTGAACGAAATGCTTGAAAGCATTGGCTTAAAACGAGAGCAGGTTTACATAACGAACATCGTCAAATACCGCCCACCTGGTAATCGCGATCCAGAGCCATCCGAAATCGAAGCTTTTATGCCTTACTTGCGCCGCCAGATTGACATCATCAAACCAAAACTGATCGTATTTTTGGGCCGGCATGCCATGAGCGCCATTCTGCCGGAACTCAAAATCAGCCAGGTTCACGGGCAACCCAAGCGCAAAGACGGCCAGGTTTACCTGCCATTGTTCCACCCAGCGGCAGCTCTCTACAACGGCAGCATGCGCGAAACTTTGATGGAAGATTTTGCCAAGATACCCAAGATCCTCGAAATGATCGAATAAGTTATTAATTGTCATCCTGAACTGGTTTCAGGATCGATTCCGGATCAAGTCCGGAATGACAAATAAAGAATCAGAACAATTTAAACTATCCGCTTCTAGCGGAACGAAAGGAAACATGAAAGAAGACACATCAAATAAACCTCAGAAACCCAACCAGCCCAAATTGGCTGCGGGGACATCTCCACAATCAAAACCATCCCAGGGTTCGGCTCGACCAACGCCGGTTAAAAGCCTTGGCGCTCAAAAGTCGAATGGCAATGGTCGTAACTCTAGACGGCGTCAGCCCCAGCGCTCGCTGATGCCAGCTGTAAATGAGGTGCCGGTCAACAAAACCGTCTACAACGGCAGTGGGGGAGCGGCCACCAAACCAGTAGCAAACACTGCTAAACGGGAGCAAGCGCTGCGGATCATTCCATTGGGCGGTATGGGTGAGGTGGGCAAAAACATGATGGCGATCGAATACGGCCCGGATATCGTCGTCATCGACTTGGGCTTTGCCTTCCCAACCGAATTCGAGCCGGGGGTTGATTACACCATCCCTAAAACTGACTATCTCGAGCAGCATAAGGATAAGATCCGCGGCCACATCATCACGCACGCCCACGAGGACCACATTGGCGCCATTCCTTATGTGTTACCGAAGTTGCCGGCACCAATCTACGGCGCGCGCTTTACCCTTGGCATGATCGAAAAGAAACTCCAGGAGTTTCAACTCAAAACTCAACCTCAATATCGAGTGCTTGATCCCGATAAGCACGAACAGGTCCAATTGGGTGCCTTCAAAGTTGAGCTCATTCGGGTGACACACTCTATCCCAGATGCTTGCGCTGTATTGATCGAAACACCCGTTGGTAAGATCATCCACACCGGCGATTGGCGCCTAGACCCCGATCCGGTTGATGGCAAAAAGATGGACCTCGATCGCTTAAATGAGGTGGCCAAAGACGGCGTCTTATTGCTACTAAGCGATAGTACCAACTGTGAGGTCATGGGCCGGACACCCGGAGAAAAAACTGTCGAACCGGGTTTGACTGAGGTCTTTAAACGCCAGCAGGGCCGCATCATTGTTTCGGCCATATCTAGCAATATTCACCGTATGCAGAGCATCATCGATGCCGCCGTCGAATCAAATCGATTGGTGGCCTTTGCCGGCCGCAGCATGCTAGCTAATGTGGAATTGGCGGTAAAGCTGGGCTATTTGCGGATTCCGGCTGGCACCGTCAAACGATTGCAAGAGATGACCCACATGCCAGATGAGCAGTTCCTGATCCTATGCACGGGCCACCAGGGCGAAATCAATTCCGTCCTCAACCGCATGGCCACGGGCGACCATCCGCACGTTAAGATCAAGCCGGGTGATACGGTGGTGATGAGTTCCAGTATCATCCCGGGCAACGAAGTCTCGATCGTCAATACAGTCGACGGTTTGCTGCGCGAAGGCGCGCGGGTTTACCAGAACATTCATCGCGACCTGGATGGCTGCGGACCGCTGCATGTCTCCGGTCACGCATCGCGCGATGATCTGGCCGAAATGATCCAGATTGTAAAGCCAAAGTACTTTGTGCCCGAACACGGCGAATTCCATCATCTAATGCGCCATGCCGAGCTAGCCGTTCAAAATGGAGTAGCTAAAGACAACATCTTTGTGCTTGATAACGGTGACGTTCTGGAAATCACTGCCACTAAAGCCGCCAAGGCCCAACGAGTGCCGTCTGGCATCATCATGATCGATGGCTCCGGGATCGGCGACGTCGAGGGAGTTGTACTACGCGATCGTTTGAGTATGGCCAACGAAGGCGTATTTGTGGTGGTGGCCACAGTCAGCCGCTCAACCGGCAAGCTAGTTTCGAGCCCGGACATCATCAGTCGTGGCTTTGTCTATATGAAGGAAAACGAAGAACTCATCAACGCCGCTCGGGCCGAGGTGCGCAAGGCCTTTGAGCGCCGTGGCAGCGGGCCAGTTGATTGGGCCAAGTTCAAGCTTGATCTGCGCGACACCGTAGCCGACCTACTCTACCAAAAGACCAAGCGCAATCCGATGGTGCTGCCAGTAGTGAATGAGGTTTAGGAGCAGGCTTGTAAGTTTATTCTGGTCCAGCTATAAATATTTACATGAGCGAAGCCCTGCCCAATCAACCTGAATCGGAGTTTAAACCTGCCATCAATCCTGCGGATCTAGTCAGCGACCAGCCTCACCCAGAAACCGCCTTTGATGCTCTGCCGCCTGATCCTCAAATTGAGGCTCACAAGCAAGTCGAAGCCGATAGGCAGGAGCGGGAAACAAAACGTTCGACATTGCTGGCGGAAGGGTTTAGCCAGGCAGAAGCTAATTCGATTATTAGTAGCGGTTATGTTGCCCCAGAAATCTATGCCGATCTCGAACCGAGCGATGCCTACCTTGTGAAAGCGGCAAATAATGAAGCCGAAAAACTCAAATCAAATGTAGTCGCATTGCGCCCCGAGGCTGACTACCAACAAAGGAGAAGCGAGCAGATTGCGACTGTGAAAAAAAGTGGTACTGCCGGCCTGACTAATGAGCAAATCGAAAGAGTTGTGAGCATAGGGTACTTAATGCCACCAGAATATTCGGCCACCCCAGCCGCCGATTTATTGGAAAAGCGGCGCCAGCAAGACCTACCCAAGGCAGCCTAGCATGATAACAGACGTCGAAAAAACTATTCGAGACTACATTGACCAAGTGATTCACTTATCCTTGGCCACCAGCTCAAATGATAAGCCGTGGGTATGCGAGGTTCATTATGCCTACGACCAGGACCTAAATCTGTACTTTAGGTCTCTTGAATCAACTCGTCACAGCCAAGAGATTGCACAAAATCCCAATATCGCCGGTAATATCGTTGAGCCCCATGGATT from Candidatus Saccharimonadales bacterium includes the following:
- a CDS encoding uracil-DNA glycosylase; this encodes MSKADELRQVEADIVANQVCSELASSATQLVFADGSPDSKIVFIGEAPGAKEDAQGKPFVGAAGQFLNEMLESIGLKREQVYITNIVKYRPPGNRDPEPSEIEAFMPYLRRQIDIIKPKLIVFLGRHAMSAILPELKISQVHGQPKRKDGQVYLPLFHPAAALYNGSMRETLMEDFAKIPKILEMIE
- a CDS encoding ribonuclease J; the encoded protein is MKEDTSNKPQKPNQPKLAAGTSPQSKPSQGSARPTPVKSLGAQKSNGNGRNSRRRQPQRSLMPAVNEVPVNKTVYNGSGGAATKPVANTAKREQALRIIPLGGMGEVGKNMMAIEYGPDIVVIDLGFAFPTEFEPGVDYTIPKTDYLEQHKDKIRGHIITHAHEDHIGAIPYVLPKLPAPIYGARFTLGMIEKKLQEFQLKTQPQYRVLDPDKHEQVQLGAFKVELIRVTHSIPDACAVLIETPVGKIIHTGDWRLDPDPVDGKKMDLDRLNEVAKDGVLLLLSDSTNCEVMGRTPGEKTVEPGLTEVFKRQQGRIIVSAISSNIHRMQSIIDAAVESNRLVAFAGRSMLANVELAVKLGYLRIPAGTVKRLQEMTHMPDEQFLILCTGHQGEINSVLNRMATGDHPHVKIKPGDTVVMSSSIIPGNEVSIVNTVDGLLREGARVYQNIHRDLDGCGPLHVSGHASRDDLAEMIQIVKPKYFVPEHGEFHHLMRHAELAVQNGVAKDNIFVLDNGDVLEITATKAAKAQRVPSGIIMIDGSGIGDVEGVVLRDRLSMANEGVFVVVATVSRSTGKLVSSPDIISRGFVYMKENEELINAARAEVRKAFERRGSGPVDWAKFKLDLRDTVADLLYQKTKRNPMVLPVVNEV